Within Limisphaerales bacterium, the genomic segment CGGTTGGGTTTGGATTCAGACATTAACACCCCCCGGTGCCCAGCACCGGAAAACAGCCGCACGCTACCCCAACCCACCCAAAAACTAAAGCTGATAATGGGATTAGGGAGTAGTGGCCAAATTCACACCCCTACTCCCTACTCCCCACTCCCTCAAAAATTTCTTATTTGCCACCGGTCGCTTCGTCGCTAGATTGCGCGCGTGAGTGATTTGAATTATGACCTCGCCATTGTTGGCGCTGGCCCCGGTGGATATGTGTCCGCCATTCGCGCGGCGCATCACGGGCTGCGGGTGGCACTCGTGGACCCCAACCCGCCCGGCGGCGTGTGCCTGCATACCGGCTGTATCCCCACCAAAACGATGGTCGCCAGCGTGGATCTACTGCGCCAAGCGCAGCAGTCCAGCCAATGGGCCGTGAGCATCGCCCAATCGGAAGCGCAGTTGGCCGCTATTGTGGATCGCCGCCAAAAGGTGGTGACCAAGCTCGCGGCGGGCGTGCAAAATCTCATCGACAAAAACGGCGTCGATTTCATCAAAGGCCGCGGGCGTTTGAAAAGCCCCACCGAAATTGAAGTGACCGATGCCGAAGACAACGTCACCCAAACGCTCGTCAACCCGCGCGCCATGATCCTCGCCACCGGCTCGCGCCCAACAGATTTGCCGATCGCCCAGCGCGATGGCGCGCGCATTCTCAACAGCGATGATTTGCTAACGCTCACCGAATTGCCGCCGCGTTTACTCATTCTTGGCGGCGGCTACATCGGCTGCGAATTTGCCAGCATCTTTGCCGCGCTCGGCAGCGAAGTCACCGTGCTCGAGGCCGAACCGCGCTTGCTCCCCGGGATGGATCCCGATCTATGCGATTTTTTGCGACGCGGATTCAAACGCCAAAAAATCACTGTCCGCCTAAACACAACCGTCCAATCCGCCACCGCCACCGATCAAGGCGTCTCCGTCCAACTTGCCGATGAAACCCTCGAAGGCACGCACCTCCTTGTCGCCGTCGGCCGCACGGCCAACACCGAAGCCCTCGGGCTCGAAGCCGCCGGTGTGGCACTCGATGGCCGCGCGATTGGCGTCAATGAATGTTGCCAAACCAACGTGCCCAACATTTTTGCCATCGGCGATGTCACCGGCAAAATGCAACTCGCCCACGTCGCCACCGCCCAGGGCCGCATGGTGGTGGATAACCTTATCGCCGGCAAAAACAATGCGGCAATGAATTACGATGAAATCCCCGCCGCCGTGTTCACGCATCCGGAGATCGCCACCATCGGCCTCACCGAAGCGGAGGCCGAAGCGCGCGGCATTCCCATCCGCATGGGCCGCTTCCCCTTCGCCGCTATCGGCAAAGCCCTCGCGCAAGGGGAGACTGATGGATTCGTCAAACTCATCGCCCACGCCGAAACCGGCCAACTCCTCGGCGGCCACATCCTTGGCGGCCACGCGGCAGAACTCATCGGCCAAATCACCCTCGCCATTAAATTGAACGCCACCGCCGAGCAACTCACCGAAACCATCTTCGCCCACCCCACCCTCAGCGAAGCCATCCTCGAAGCCTCCGAAGCCCTCTTCGGCCAAGCCACCCATTTACCCAAAGCCCGCGAACGTTAATGAGTCAAAACATCGTCTACTTCGATTTGGAAACCAAATACGCCGCGGACGATGTGGGCGGCTGGAGTCATATCGACAAGATGGGGATGAGCATCGGCGTCACGTACAGCACGGCGCGCGGGGATTACAAAATTTACGGTGAACCGGAGGTGGAGGATCTCATCAAGGAACTCCAGCGCGCCGATTTGGTGGTGGGATTTAATCACATCCGTTTCGATTATCGCGTGCTGGAGGGTTACTCGATTTTTGATTTCAGCCAGGTGCCTTCGCTCGATATGTTGATTGTGCTCAACGACACGCTCGGCCATCGCCTCAAGCTCGACTCCATCGCGCAAGCCACGCTCGGCTGCGAGAAATCCGCCGAAGGATTGCAGGCCATCGAGTGGTACAAACAAGGCAAACTCGCCGAGATCGCCGAGTACTGCTGCTTCGATGTGAAGATCACCAAACTCGTCCACGAATACGGCGCCGCCCACGGCCATCTGTTTTACACCAATCGGTTTGGAAATAAACTAAAGGTGGAAGTGGAGTGGTAAATGCAACCGTTGCACCCAATGTAGCCCGGGCTACAGGGCGGACGCCACGCCTACCGCTAGCTTCTGCCGATACGCGGCGGTATCCACTTTTCTGGATTCGGTGGGGTTGGAAAGATAGCCGCCTTCCACCAAAATCGCGGGGCGTTTCTGGCCTTTGATGACGGACATAAAACGCACGCGGCGCACGCCTCGATCAGGCATTTTGCAGGTGAGCAGCAATTGATTGTGCACGCGGGCGGCGAGTTGAAAGCTGCTGGCGTCCCACGGGTTATTGGGCAATTTGGTGGAAACCGGATCGGGATTGCCGCGCGTGAAGTGCGAGGGCATTCCGGTGGGCGAGATGCAATACGTTTCCAAACCGCTCACCTTCGCGGCGGCGGCGTTGAAGTGCAGGCTGATAAATACCGAGGCGTGCACGCGGTCGGCGAACTTCACGCGATCGGTCAGCGAGAGGCTGTCATCCGTGACGCGCGTGAGGTACACCCGCCAGCCTTTGCGTTCCAAAAGCGGCTTGAGCCGCATCGCCCAATCGAGCGTGTATTCCTTTTCGTATTTCTTGTTGAAAATACTGCGCGTGCCTTTGTTGTCTTTGCCGTGGCCGGCATCGATCACCGCCACGCGACCGAGCGTGGGCATTCCGGAAATGAGCGGCGCGAGATGTTTCTGCACGTCCAGCGCGTGGATATAAAGATGGCCCTCCACCAAACGCGGCCCAAAGCCGAGCCAGATTTGCATGCCCTGACAAGTGATGAGGCGCTGACGCGGCGTGAAGTCAAACCGCATATTCGCCGCCACCAAACGATGCACCGTGCCGCTGCGCTGTTGGATGCGGCCAAACCAGCCTTCGTATAACTTGCCCCAACGCTCGAGCGAAATCCATTCCGCGTCGGCAACCTTCACCGTGTATTCCTTGGGCAACGCCTGCGCGGGCATTAGTTTTTCACCCTGCAAAACGATCGGCTGCGCAGGTTGCACCTTCGGTCGCGCGGGAGGCGCGGTGGACGCCGTGCCCGTGCCGGGCGGCAAATATCGTGGCGGCTTGGCCGTGGCGACGCGCACGGGTGGCGCGGGCCGTTCGGGTTGTTGTTTTGCGACCCCAGTTTTTTTGGCTGCGGGCACACGGTAAGTGATCGGTCCGTGACTGCGCGGCGTCATTTCACACGACGCCAAGACCACGACCGCCAAGAGAGCGGAGTACGCCCGTTTTGATTTTGTTTGCACCTCCTTTGTCACGCCGACAGGGCGCGAAAAATGCGACGCGCACCCTGCCATCCACCCGCCGCGATGTCGAGGTTATTCACAATGGTGAACAAACCGCTTGCGCCATTTCCCCTGAAAAAGTAATGCTTTGCGCCCGTGAGAATTCTTGTGGCCATCACCGGCGCCAGTGGCGCGATTTACACCCAACGCCTGCTCGATCGGCTCGACCCCGCCGCGCACGAGATCCACGTCATCACCAGCAGCTACGCACAAATCGTGCTCAAAGAAGAACTGCCCGACGGCCTACGCCTCGCCGAGGGCGTGCAGCTTCACGCCGCCAAAAGTATGAACGTCCCCTTCGCCAGCGGCTCCAACGCCTTCGATGCGATGGTGATTCTCCCCTGCACAATGGGAACCCTCGGCCGCATCGCCCACGGCTACAGCGAGGACGCCCTCCTCCGCGCCGCTGACGTGATGCTCAAAGAAAACAAAACGCTCATCCTTTGCCCGCGCGAAACGCCACTCAGTTTCATCCACGTTAAAAACATGGAACTGCTCCTCCAAGCCGGCGCCACGATGATGCCCACCAACCCCTATTTTTATGCCGGCGCAAAAACACTCGAAGATTTGGCCGACACCGTCGTCGCCCGGGTCCTCGATCACCTCGGCGTGGAAAACGAAATCTCCCCCCGCTGGCGGGAAGAAGAGGAGTAAAGGAAAGGCGTGCTCTCCAAGCGCGCCAAGGCGGTTTCCGAGAAACCGCCCCACCATCACAATTTATTCAATTGTGATTTCTTCTTTTGCTTTTCCCTTCCCAAACCTCCACGCTCAACCCGTGGCGCGCAAAGACGAAACCAGCGAAAACCCCAAACCCTCCCTGCTCCAAAAATGGGGCGGGTTCGTTAAGTTTTCGCACACCATCTTCGCCCTGCCCTTCGCGCTGGCCTCGATGGTGTTGGCGGCGCGGGCGGGATTTGCCGTGCTGGGGCCAAAAGCGCAAGAATCTGTGCCGTGGATGAAACTCGGCTGGCCGGGTTGGAAATTATTCAGCCTCATTCTGCTGGCGATGGTCACCGCGCGCACGTGCGCGATGGCATTCAACCGCATCGCGGATCGCAAATTCGATGCCGCCAATCCGCGCACCAAAGATCGCCATTTGCCCGCCGGAAAAATCACACTCACCAGTGCGTGGACACTTTGCATCCTCAGCGCGCTGGCGTTCGTCGCCACCACGTTTGGCATCGATATGGTGCGCGATGCGCATCAGGGGCGGCTCGTTTGTTTTTTCCTGTCGCCGGTGGCGTTGCTTTTTATTCTCGGCTATTCACTCACAAAACGGTTTACCGATTTCACGCACGTCTTCCTCGGCATCGCACTGGCGATTGCCCCGATCGGCGCGTGGCTGGCGGTGAATGGTTCGTTTGATTTTTCGCCAAACGTCAAAGACCCGCTGCGGCACAGCGCGTTGCTGCCCACTATTATGGCGGCGGCGGTGGTGTTGTGGCTGATTGGCTTCGACATCATTTATGCGATTCAGGATTTTGAATTCGATCGCGATCACAAGCTGCACTCGCTCGTTGTCCGATGGGGCCCCGAAAACGCGCTGACCGCTTCGCTGCTGATGCACATGCTGTTGCTCGCGTTGCTGACGTTGTTTGGATTATTCGCCGCGTTCAAAATGTCATATTGGATTGGCCTGATTATCATTTCCGCGTGCCTGCTGCTCGAGCATTGGATCGCCCGCAAGCGCAGCCTCGATTGGGTGCAACGCGCGTTCTTCAATCTCAACGGCATCGTCAGCATCGTTTTTCTGGTGATGGTCGTCACCGAGGTCAGTCTTGTGGGCCGCTTCATTTCGTGGAGATTGTGGTGATGGATTTCATTTTGCAAAAAAGCGAACTGGCCGATCTCGCCGAAAAAGTCGAAACCGGCACGCCCCTCGATGCCGACGAGGCGCTGCGCCTGTTCCGCACGCCCGACCTCAACGCCCTTGGCCGCCTCGCCGCGCTGGCCACCGAACGCAAGGTCGGCAACCGCGCCAGTTACATCGTCAACCGCTACATCAATTATTCCAACTACTGCATTCTCTCGTGCCAGTTTTGCAGCTTCGCGCGCAAGAAACGCGATGGCGATGGCTTCGAACTTTCCATCGAGGAAATGGTGACCAAAGCCAAGGAAGCGCTGGCGCTCAATATCACCGAGCTGCACATCGTCGGCGGTTTGCATCCTTCGTTGCCGTTTGATTACTACACCGAAATGCTGCGCGCACTAAAAGCGCTCGATGCCAATCTCCAACTCAAATGTTTCACCGCTGTGGAGATTTATCATCTCGCCCGCCTTAGCAAACAGCCGATGCCCGAAGTGCTCGCCACGCTCAAGGCTGCCGGACTGGATTCGCTCACCGGCGGCGGCGCGGAAATTTTTCAACAAGACGTCCGCGACGCCATCGCCCGCGGAAAAGAAACCGCCGCCGAATATCTGGAGGCCCACCGCGCGTGGCACACCCTCGGCGGCCGCAGCACGTGCACGATGCTCTTCGGCCACGTGGAATCCATTGAGGATCGCATCGATCACCTCGCCCAACTCCGCGCGTTGCAGGATGAAACCGGCGGCTTCACCGGTTTCATCCCGCTGCCTTACCAGCCGGAAAACAACGCCATCCCCGTCACGCATCCGCCCACCGGCAACGATGCCCTGCGGACCATCGCTGTGAGCCGGTTGTTTCTCGATAACTTCGACCACATCACCGCCTATTGGGTGGGCCTCGGGATGAAGCTCGCCCAAGTCGCGCTCAGCTACGGTGCGGATGATTTGCACGGCACGATTGTGGAGGAGCACATTTTCAAAATGGCCGGTGCCGGCGGTGGCGATGGGCAAGCCGAGGCCGCGCTGGTCAAAGCCATCCGCGAAGCCGGCAAAGTGCCCGTGCAACGAAACACCTTTTACGAACCCCTCCGCGAATGGACCGGCGACACGCCCGATGCGCCCGACGATTCTGCCCCGCCGAACGTTTTGAACGATAATTTGGCCACTGCATGAAACGCATCGGCTCCGTTCCTTATCTCAACTCCGTGCCGCTCACGCACGGCATCGAGCACGAAACGGATTACGACGTGCCCTCGCGTTTGGCGGAAAAACTGCGTGCCGGCCAACACGATGCCGCGTTGGTGAGCATCACCGAGGCGCTTTTTCACGACGGCTACGATGTGCTCGATGGCGTGGCCGTGGCCTCGCGCGGCGCGGTGAAGAGTGTCTTCCTCGCGCACAAGCAACCGCTGGACAAAATCGAAACCATCCACTGCGACACCGCCAGCCTCACCAGCGTGAACCTCCTGCGCATGCTCTTCGCCGAACGCGGCCGCATCCCAAAACTCGAACCCCTCGGCGGCTATCGGCAATCCGCAACGCTGGAAAATGTGCTGCTCATTGGCAATCCCGCCATCGATTTCCTGCGCGCCCCGCACAAGCACCACATCTGGGATCTCGGCACCGCGTGGCACGAACTCACCGGCCTCCCCTTCGTCTATGCCGTCTGGGCCCTCCGCCGGGACCAACACGACGCGCTCCTGCGCGAAAAACTCCGCACCGCCAAAACCAACGGCCTCGCCCACCTCGCCAAAACCATCGCCACCTATCCCGACTACGACGCCGACTTCCGCCAATCCTACCTCGGCGGCCATATCCAATACGAATTCAGCGATGAAGAAAAAGCCGGTTTAGCAAAATTCTGTGAACTCCTAAAAACACACGGCAACCAGGAAGTGCACCATCCCACTTACGTGTAGGTAGGGCGTGCTCTCCGAGCGCGCCACGGCGGTCTGGGACAGACCGCCCTACCTTGCTTCAGTTTCATTTCGCGCTTACACTCCCCGCGTGGACGATCTGCTCCAAAAAACTTGGAACGGCGAACGCGTTTCCGAGGCGGAGGCGTTACAGCTGTATTCGCTGCCGCTGGAAACGCTTGGCGCGTTGGCGCATCGACGGCGGGAATTGGCCAAGGCGAAGGCCTTCGACGGGCGCGGCAATGAGATCATCACCTACAGCATTGATCGCAACATCAACTACACCAATGTCTGCAATGTGTACTGCAAATTTTGCGCCTTTTGGCGGAGCGAAAAGGCGGCGGACGCTTACGTGATTTCGCACGCGGAGATTGACCAAAAAATAGAGGAAACCCTCGCGCTGGGCGGCACGCAAATTTTGATGCAAGGCGGGCATCATCCCAAACTAACCAAGCAATGGTATCTCGATTTGCTGTCACACATCCGCGAAACATTTCCGTCCATCAACGTGCACGGCTTCAGCCCCAGCGAGTTCATTCATTTTCAGGAAGTGTTTGATGAACCCTTGGAGGAAATCATCCGCGATTTCAGCGCGGCAGGCTTGGGCTCCATCCCCGGCGGCGGCGGGGAAATTTTGGTGGACCGCGTGCGCCAAAAAATTTCCCCGCTCAAAGCAATGAGCGACGAATGGCTGGAAGTCATGGCCATCGCCCATCGCCAAGGCCTCGCCACCACCGCCACGATGATGTTCGGCCACGTGGAAACGGTGGAGGAACGCATCGAACATTTGGAACGCGTGCGAGTGCAGCAGGATGAAACGAAGGGCTTCACCGCCTTCATCGCGTGGACGTTTCAATCAGAAAACACAAAACTCAATGCCCCCACCGTGGGCGCGCACGAATATCTTAGGATGCAGTCGCTCTCGCGAATTTATTTGGATAACATCGACAACCTCCAAAGCTCATGGGTGACACAAGGGCGCGAGATAGGCCAGATCGCCCTGCGCCATGGGGCGAATGATTTGGGCAGCATTATGATCGAGGAAAACGTCGTGTCCAAGGCCGGCACGGTTTACTGCATGGACGTGGCCGACATGCAGCGCTTGATCAAAGACCTCGGCTACGAACCCCGCCAGCGGGATAATTGGTACGCCCTCGTCGACGGCGTGGCGGCTTAATTCAGCGATGGATCCACTTTATCCGCAGATACCGATGCCGGCAACGGCGGTGGTTCAAGACTGAAGACGCTGTTCAGAATCGCCTCTTTTGTTTTCCAAAGCATCGTCATGGTAAACGTGACGACGAGGGTGGCGATCCACAGGACGGCGGCTTTCATCATCGCGGCGAGGCCCAGATAACTGCCAATGCTTTCAGCAAATGCCGGGGCGGCTCGACGCAGGAGGTCGAACACCCAGTCCGCCTTCTGATGCGTCCACAAGCCGATGACGAGTGCCAGAAACAGGCCAAAGTTTAAATACACAAACAGCCGTACGTCCGCGCGCAGGATGGGGTCGGGCAACATCGCGGCGAGCCGTGCGAGCACGTGATTGAGGTTCAGCACGTACATCATGCTAGCAGTAAAAAAAATGCACGCGGAATAAACGATGTGCTTTTGTGCTTCGCTCATTTGGGTCCACGTCATTGTGTCGGACGTAAATTGCTGCTGCCAATGGAGGAAAGGCACGAGCCCCACCATCAGCAGCGCCAATACTCGCGCGAAGTGCACGGTGCCCTGCCACACACGTTCCTGTTTTTGGAAATGGCCGAGGCTGTGGGTGCCATACCACAACAGTGCCATTGCCGCCAGCGCGGGACCGATGCCCCATGATTCCCACCACGACACCATCGTTTCCTGCACACACACGAGCAGCGCAAAGGGCAGCGCCCAAAAGAGCACCTCCAACCCGCGCACGAGCCGGCGCAGTGTGGGCATGAGGTCGGGGTGCAACGGTTCGTGCGTTTCAGATTCAGCCATAATTAAAATGAAAGATAAGTGTACTCGTCCAGGCCTCGCTCGTATTCCTCGAGCAACCGCATTCCTTCGCTGGGCTTAAGGCGGTTGTCGCGAATGGCGGCGTCGAATTGTTTTTTCATCTGGCGCTGCAAATCGCGCCGGTGGAATTGCACGCTGTCGAGGCTTCCACTGAGGGTTTGGCCGCGGATGATTTCTTCGATGTAATAACCGCTCGGCTCGTCGGGGTCGAGAAACACGTGAATTTCATTCACGCGCCCGAAAAGATTGTGCAGGTTGCCCATCACATCCTGATACGCGCCCATCAAAAAGAATCCCAAGAAATACGGCTCGTTGCCTTTGCTGTTTTTTCGCAATGGATGGAGCGGCAGCGTGTCGCGCACGTCCTCAAGATTGATGAACTTCCGCACCGCCCCGTCGGAATCGCAGGTGATGTCCACCAACGTGGCCTCACGGGTGGGGCGTTCGGTGTGGCGGCTCAGCGGCACGATGGGGAACAGCTGCTCCACCGCCCAATGATCGAGCAGCGATTGGAATAATGAAAAGTTGCAAACATATTGGTCGCTCAATTGGTCTTCCAACTGCGTAATTTCCTCGGGCACATGTTCCGCATTGCGAAAATAGGCCACTACTTTTTGACAAATTTCCCAATAGAGCGTTTCGACTTTCGCTTTTTCCTCAAGGCCAAGCACGCCAAGGGTGAACATATTGGTGGCGTCGTCCTTGCAATTGACGGCGTCGTGATACGCCGCAAGCTTACCGCCACGCGCGAAGCCACGACGGATGCGCAATAGTTGCTCCACGAGCGGGTGTTCTTCTTTGCCGTATTTAAGGCGCGGCTTGTGGGTCTTCGGCGTTTTGTTATTGGCACCAAATACTTCCACCAACAGCACGCTGTGATGCGCGACCACGGCACGGCCGCTTTCGCTGATAAGATTTGGATGCGGCACGTCCTCGGCATTGCACACTTCGGCAACGGTTTGCACCACGTCGTTGGTGTATTCTTGCAGCGAGTAGTTTGCGGAACTTTCGAAAGCGGCACGTGAGCCGTCATAATCCACGGCCAACCCGCCGCCCACGTCGAGGTATTCCAGAGGGAAACCCAACTGCCGCACCTTCGCATAAAAACGCGCGCCCTCCTGCACGGCTTTGCGCACGGTGAGAATGTCCGGCACTTGCGAGCCAATGTGAAAATGCAACAATCGAAAACAATCCTCCCAACCCTCGGCGCGCAGCAGCTCAATGGCAGCCATCAGCTCGGCGGTGTTGAGGCCGAACTTTGCATCCTCGCCGCCGCTGTCCGCCCACTTGCCGGTGCTGCGACTGAGCAACCGCATCCGAATGCCGAGCTGCGGCCGCACGCCTTCGCGTTTGGCCACCGAAATAATCCGGCGCAATTCGTCGGGCTTCTCCACCACCAAAACCACTTGCCGCCCGAGCCGCGTGCCCATCAGCGCCGTGCGGATGAACGCGTCGTCTTTGTAGCCATTGCAAATCAGCAAACTGCCCGGCTCATCCTGCAATGCGAGCGCCGCGTGCAATTCCGGTTTGCTGCCCACCTCCAACCCAAACCCGTGCGGCCGACCGGCATCGAGAATTTCCTCCACCACTTCGCGCAGCGAATTCACCTTCACCGGAAATACCCCGCGATAGCGCCCCGTGAAGTCGTGCTCCTCAATCGATTGGTCAAACGCCGCGCAAATTGCCTCCACCCGATGCCGCAAAATATCCTGAAACCGCACCAACAAAGGCGCCTTAAATCCCCGGTCGCGGGCGGTGGCCAGCACTTCCATCAGCTCCACCTCCGCGCCCGCCGCCTGTTGTGGGTGCGCCACTACGCGGCCGCCGGCGTTGATGCCAAAATACTCCGCGCCCCAGCGATCGATATTGTACACGGCACGCGCGTCTTCAATCGTCCACGGGTCGTTCATATTTTCTTGGGCGGCATTCGTCATCGGCGGGGCATCATAGGGATGAAAAATAGATTTTCAATACGGGCATTGCAAATTTTTCCGCGAGCGCCTTTTATGCCGGATGCCATCCGTTCAGAAAAAAGCAGACCTCAAAACCATCGTGGCCCACTGCGACAAGACGTTGCGCCTCGACGCCATCGGCGATTACGACGGCGCGCACAACGGTTTACAGATGGAAAACAACGGGCGCATCACCCGCATCGCCGCCGCCGTGGACGCCTCGCTCGCCACGGTGCGGATGGCCGCCGCAGCGAAGGCGGATTTGTTAGTCGTCCATCATGGCTTATTTTGGAGCCCGCAACTGCCGTGGACCGGCCCCAAGCGCGCGCTCATCGGCGAGTTGGTCCAAAACAATCTCGCCGTGTACAGCGCCCATTTACCATTGGATGCTCATCCGCGCCTTGGCAACAACGCCGGTTTTTGCAAAGCACTGAAATTCACCAAGCCCAAACCATTTTTCGAGGAACACGGCGCACCCATCGGCCTGCGCGTGAGCACGCGTTTGTGCCGTGATATTTTGAGCAGCCGATTGAAGAGCGTGCTGGGCGCACCCCCCAAGCTCTTGCGCGGCGGGCCGAGTGTTTGCCAAAAGATCGGTATCGTCACCGGAGGCGCCGGCGGCAGCATCGCACGCGCGGCGGCGGAGGGGGTGGATAC encodes:
- a CDS encoding menaquinone biosynthesis protein; the protein is MKRIGSVPYLNSVPLTHGIEHETDYDVPSRLAEKLRAGQHDAALVSITEALFHDGYDVLDGVAVASRGAVKSVFLAHKQPLDKIETIHCDTASLTSVNLLRMLFAERGRIPKLEPLGGYRQSATLENVLLIGNPAIDFLRAPHKHHIWDLGTAWHELTGLPFVYAVWALRRDQHDALLREKLRTAKTNGLAHLAKTIATYPDYDADFRQSYLGGHIQYEFSDEEKAGLAKFCELLKTHGNQEVHHPTYV
- the lpdA gene encoding dihydrolipoyl dehydrogenase, which translates into the protein MSDLNYDLAIVGAGPGGYVSAIRAAHHGLRVALVDPNPPGGVCLHTGCIPTKTMVASVDLLRQAQQSSQWAVSIAQSEAQLAAIVDRRQKVVTKLAAGVQNLIDKNGVDFIKGRGRLKSPTEIEVTDAEDNVTQTLVNPRAMILATGSRPTDLPIAQRDGARILNSDDLLTLTELPPRLLILGGGYIGCEFASIFAALGSEVTVLEAEPRLLPGMDPDLCDFLRRGFKRQKITVRLNTTVQSATATDQGVSVQLADETLEGTHLLVAVGRTANTEALGLEAAGVALDGRAIGVNECCQTNVPNIFAIGDVTGKMQLAHVATAQGRMVVDNLIAGKNNAAMNYDEIPAAVFTHPEIATIGLTEAEAEARGIPIRMGRFPFAAIGKALAQGETDGFVKLIAHAETGQLLGGHILGGHAAELIGQITLAIKLNATAEQLTETIFAHPTLSEAILEASEALFGQATHLPKARER
- a CDS encoding helicase yields the protein MSQNIVYFDLETKYAADDVGGWSHIDKMGMSIGVTYSTARGDYKIYGEPEVEDLIKELQRADLVVGFNHIRFDYRVLEGYSIFDFSQVPSLDMLIVLNDTLGHRLKLDSIAQATLGCEKSAEGLQAIEWYKQGKLAEIAEYCCFDVKITKLVHEYGAAHGHLFYTNRFGNKLKVEVEW
- a CDS encoding Nif3-like dinuclear metal center hexameric protein yields the protein MPSVQKKADLKTIVAHCDKTLRLDAIGDYDGAHNGLQMENNGRITRIAAAVDASLATVRMAAAAKADLLVVHHGLFWSPQLPWTGPKRALIGELVQNNLAVYSAHLPLDAHPRLGNNAGFCKALKFTKPKPFFEEHGAPIGLRVSTRLCRDILSSRLKSVLGAPPKLLRGGPSVCQKIGIVTGGAGGSIARAAAEGVDTFITGEGPHWTGALAEELGINVFYGGHYATETFGVKALAAHLSKQFRLPWEFLDHPTGL
- a CDS encoding N-acetylmuramoyl-L-alanine amidase — its product is MPAAKKTGVAKQQPERPAPPVRVATAKPPRYLPPGTGTASTAPPARPKVQPAQPIVLQGEKLMPAQALPKEYTVKVADAEWISLERWGKLYEGWFGRIQQRSGTVHRLVAANMRFDFTPRQRLITCQGMQIWLGFGPRLVEGHLYIHALDVQKHLAPLISGMPTLGRVAVIDAGHGKDNKGTRSIFNKKYEKEYTLDWAMRLKPLLERKGWRVYLTRVTDDSLSLTDRVKFADRVHASVFISLHFNAAAAKVSGLETYCISPTGMPSHFTRGNPDPVSTKLPNNPWDASSFQLAARVHNQLLLTCKMPDRGVRRVRFMSVIKGQKRPAILVEGGYLSNPTESRKVDTAAYRQKLAVGVASAL
- a CDS encoding UbiX family flavin prenyltransferase, whose product is MRILVAITGASGAIYTQRLLDRLDPAAHEIHVITSSYAQIVLKEELPDGLRLAEGVQLHAAKSMNVPFASGSNAFDAMVILPCTMGTLGRIAHGYSEDALLRAADVMLKENKTLILCPRETPLSFIHVKNMELLLQAGATMMPTNPYFYAGAKTLEDLADTVVARVLDHLGVENEISPRWREEEE
- a CDS encoding UbiA family prenyltransferase encodes the protein MPAQKHSKIWPTPSSPGSSITSAWKTKSPPAGGKKRSKGKACSPSAPRRFPRNRPTITIYSIVISSFAFPFPNLHAQPVARKDETSENPKPSLLQKWGGFVKFSHTIFALPFALASMVLAARAGFAVLGPKAQESVPWMKLGWPGWKLFSLILLAMVTARTCAMAFNRIADRKFDAANPRTKDRHLPAGKITLTSAWTLCILSALAFVATTFGIDMVRDAHQGRLVCFFLSPVALLFILGYSLTKRFTDFTHVFLGIALAIAPIGAWLAVNGSFDFSPNVKDPLRHSALLPTIMAAAVVLWLIGFDIIYAIQDFEFDRDHKLHSLVVRWGPENALTASLLMHMLLLALLTLFGLFAAFKMSYWIGLIIISACLLLEHWIARKRSLDWVQRAFFNLNGIVSIVFLVMVVTEVSLVGRFISWRLW
- the speA gene encoding biosynthetic arginine decarboxylase is translated as MTNAAQENMNDPWTIEDARAVYNIDRWGAEYFGINAGGRVVAHPQQAAGAEVELMEVLATARDRGFKAPLLVRFQDILRHRVEAICAAFDQSIEEHDFTGRYRGVFPVKVNSLREVVEEILDAGRPHGFGLEVGSKPELHAALALQDEPGSLLICNGYKDDAFIRTALMGTRLGRQVVLVVEKPDELRRIISVAKREGVRPQLGIRMRLLSRSTGKWADSGGEDAKFGLNTAELMAAIELLRAEGWEDCFRLLHFHIGSQVPDILTVRKAVQEGARFYAKVRQLGFPLEYLDVGGGLAVDYDGSRAAFESSANYSLQEYTNDVVQTVAEVCNAEDVPHPNLISESGRAVVAHHSVLLVEVFGANNKTPKTHKPRLKYGKEEHPLVEQLLRIRRGFARGGKLAAYHDAVNCKDDATNMFTLGVLGLEEKAKVETLYWEICQKVVAYFRNAEHVPEEITQLEDQLSDQYVCNFSLFQSLLDHWAVEQLFPIVPLSRHTERPTREATLVDITCDSDGAVRKFINLEDVRDTLPLHPLRKNSKGNEPYFLGFFLMGAYQDVMGNLHNLFGRVNEIHVFLDPDEPSGYYIEEIIRGQTLSGSLDSVQFHRRDLQRQMKKQFDAAIRDNRLKPSEGMRLLEEYERGLDEYTYLSF
- the mqnC gene encoding dehypoxanthine futalosine cyclase, with the protein product MDDLLQKTWNGERVSEAEALQLYSLPLETLGALAHRRRELAKAKAFDGRGNEIITYSIDRNINYTNVCNVYCKFCAFWRSEKAADAYVISHAEIDQKIEETLALGGTQILMQGGHHPKLTKQWYLDLLSHIRETFPSINVHGFSPSEFIHFQEVFDEPLEEIIRDFSAAGLGSIPGGGGEILVDRVRQKISPLKAMSDEWLEVMAIAHRQGLATTATMMFGHVETVEERIEHLERVRVQQDETKGFTAFIAWTFQSENTKLNAPTVGAHEYLRMQSLSRIYLDNIDNLQSSWVTQGREIGQIALRHGANDLGSIMIEENVVSKAGTVYCMDVADMQRLIKDLGYEPRQRDNWYALVDGVAA
- the mqnE gene encoding aminofutalosine synthase MqnE encodes the protein MDFILQKSELADLAEKVETGTPLDADEALRLFRTPDLNALGRLAALATERKVGNRASYIVNRYINYSNYCILSCQFCSFARKKRDGDGFELSIEEMVTKAKEALALNITELHIVGGLHPSLPFDYYTEMLRALKALDANLQLKCFTAVEIYHLARLSKQPMPEVLATLKAAGLDSLTGGGAEIFQQDVRDAIARGKETAAEYLEAHRAWHTLGGRSTCTMLFGHVESIEDRIDHLAQLRALQDETGGFTGFIPLPYQPENNAIPVTHPPTGNDALRTIAVSRLFLDNFDHITAYWVGLGMKLAQVALSYGADDLHGTIVEEHIFKMAGAGGGDGQAEAALVKAIREAGKVPVQRNTFYEPLREWTGDTPDAPDDSAPPNVLNDNLATA